The following proteins are co-located in the Streptomyces sp. DT2A-34 genome:
- a CDS encoding DUF305 domain-containing protein, which produces MTAFTRALRRKSARRIAAVGVVATGALLLSACGGDGMSGMEHGSDSSSATATATATAEAGAKAGDFNDADVTFAQMMIPHHEQALEMAKLADGRASDSEIKDLAGKIEQAQDPEIKTMKGWLESWNKPTAMESVPGMDHGTGHGGDGMMSDADMEELKAMKGTEFDKMFAEMMIEHHNGAITMAKDEQKNGKNADAKKMAGDIVKGQSAEVKQLQSILDRL; this is translated from the coding sequence ATGACTGCCTTCACGCGTGCCCTGCGCCGCAAGTCCGCCCGCCGCATCGCGGCCGTCGGTGTCGTCGCGACGGGAGCCCTGCTGCTCTCTGCCTGCGGTGGCGACGGCATGAGCGGCATGGAGCACGGCAGTGACTCGTCGTCGGCGACAGCGACGGCGACGGCGACCGCCGAGGCCGGGGCCAAGGCCGGGGACTTCAACGACGCGGACGTCACGTTCGCGCAGATGATGATCCCCCACCACGAGCAGGCCCTGGAGATGGCCAAGCTCGCCGACGGCCGCGCCTCCGACTCGGAGATCAAGGACCTCGCCGGGAAGATCGAGCAGGCCCAGGACCCGGAGATCAAGACGATGAAGGGCTGGCTGGAGTCCTGGAACAAGCCGACCGCCATGGAGTCCGTGCCCGGCATGGACCACGGAACGGGTCACGGTGGCGACGGCATGATGTCCGACGCGGACATGGAAGAACTCAAGGCCATGAAGGGCACCGAGTTCGACAAGATGTTCGCGGAGATGATGATCGAGCACCACAACGGCGCGATCACCATGGCCAAGGACGAGCAGAAGAACGGCAAGAACGCCGACGCCAAGAAGATGGCCGGCGACATCGTCAAGGGCCAGTCCGCCGAGGTCAAGCAGCTCCAGAGCATCCTCGACCGACTCTGA
- a CDS encoding F510_1955 family glycosylhydrolase → MHKRHGAATAAALTLALPLAACSDDTAGANPSTSSATTVSHIHGLGLDPSDQRLYVATHEGLYTPDAKGEPQLVGDNKDDFMGFTVAEDKTFYASGHPTSGGNKGLIRSTDAGQTWTSLSLSGESDFHALDYAHGTVYGYDATNALMRTTKNGTAWKNGATLEALDIAVSPNDPGLLLATTTEGVARSTDGGRTFADGKEPVLAFLSWKVEDALYGIDPAGGLNRSSDSGATWKKVSSVPGGRPQALTAVGAGHILAATQSGVYESKDGGKTFRKRLAVESSGGH, encoded by the coding sequence ATGCACAAGCGCCATGGCGCCGCGACCGCCGCTGCCCTGACTCTCGCCCTGCCCCTGGCCGCCTGCTCCGATGACACAGCCGGCGCGAACCCATCCACCTCCTCCGCAACAACGGTGAGCCATATCCACGGCCTCGGCCTGGACCCCTCCGACCAGCGCCTGTACGTCGCCACCCACGAGGGCCTCTACACCCCCGACGCCAAAGGAGAGCCCCAACTCGTCGGCGACAACAAGGACGACTTCATGGGCTTCACCGTGGCCGAGGACAAGACCTTCTACGCCAGCGGCCACCCCACCTCCGGCGGCAACAAAGGGCTGATCAGGAGCACCGACGCCGGCCAGACCTGGACGTCGCTGTCCCTGTCCGGCGAATCCGACTTCCACGCGCTGGACTACGCGCACGGCACGGTCTACGGGTACGACGCCACCAACGCCCTGATGCGCACCACCAAGAACGGCACCGCCTGGAAGAACGGGGCGACCCTCGAGGCACTCGACATCGCCGTCAGCCCGAACGACCCCGGCCTTCTCCTCGCCACCACCACCGAGGGCGTCGCCCGCAGCACCGACGGCGGCAGGACGTTCGCCGACGGCAAGGAGCCGGTGCTGGCGTTCCTCTCCTGGAAGGTTGAGGACGCCCTCTACGGCATCGACCCCGCCGGCGGCCTCAACCGCAGCAGCGACAGCGGCGCCACCTGGAAGAAGGTCTCCAGCGTGCCGGGCGGCCGGCCCCAGGCGCTCACCGCGGTCGGCGCCGGGCACATCCTGGCCGCCACCCAGAGCGGCGTGTATGAGTCGAAGGACGGCGGCAAGACCTTTCGCAAGCGTCTCGCCGTCGAATCGAGTGGCGGACACTGA
- a CDS encoding MarR family winged helix-turn-helix transcriptional regulator, which translates to MAAPQWLNEEELRAWYAFVAAGALINRRLDQQLKDDVGITHLQYEILVRLNAAPDREMRMSALADALLNTKSGLTYQITQLEKAGLVIRRSCPSDPRAVYAVLTDAGTRMLERAAPGHVAQVRRLLIDVLTPQQLATIADGLTEVTHRIQNSEAGPAR; encoded by the coding sequence ATGGCCGCACCGCAGTGGTTGAACGAGGAAGAGCTGCGCGCCTGGTACGCCTTCGTGGCCGCCGGTGCGCTCATCAATCGCCGTCTGGATCAACAGCTCAAGGACGACGTGGGGATCACGCACCTTCAGTACGAGATCCTGGTGCGCCTCAACGCGGCCCCGGACCGGGAGATGCGCATGAGCGCGCTCGCCGATGCGCTCCTCAACACCAAGAGTGGTCTGACGTACCAGATCACCCAGCTGGAAAAGGCCGGGCTGGTGATCCGACGCTCCTGCCCCAGCGACCCGCGCGCGGTCTACGCCGTCCTCACCGACGCGGGCACGCGCATGCTGGAGCGGGCGGCCCCGGGCCATGTCGCACAGGTGCGCAGGCTACTCATCGACGTCCTGACGCCACAGCAGCTCGCGACCATCGCCGACGGCCTGACCGAGGTGACTCACCGCATACAGAACAGCGAAGCCGGCCCCGCGCGATAG
- the ribA gene encoding GTP cyclohydrolase II: MGHAGPASHTGRTRLAAASVRTRVTIPLRFADGYEVTAEAVTFHGLADGKEHVALTLGDPTAAPAPLVRLHSECLTGDVFGSARCDCGPQLREAVERIATTGGVLLYLRQEGRGIGLYNKLDAYALQEAGLDTYEANTALGLPEDGRDYTAAAQMLTALGIDELDLLTNNPDKAGQLRDLGIPVRFVRPTGVFATDSNVRYLHAKAQHTHHTIALPEPVGLAAPAG, encoded by the coding sequence GTGGGTCATGCAGGTCCCGCGAGCCACACAGGTCGCACCCGCCTCGCCGCCGCTTCGGTACGCACCCGCGTCACCATCCCGCTGCGCTTCGCCGACGGTTACGAGGTCACCGCCGAGGCAGTCACGTTCCACGGCCTGGCCGACGGCAAGGAGCACGTGGCACTCACCCTCGGCGATCCCACGGCGGCGCCCGCACCGCTGGTGCGGCTGCACTCCGAGTGCCTGACCGGGGACGTGTTCGGCTCGGCCCGCTGCGACTGCGGTCCGCAGCTGCGCGAGGCCGTGGAGCGCATCGCCACCACCGGCGGCGTCCTGCTCTACCTCCGCCAGGAGGGCCGCGGCATCGGCCTCTACAACAAGCTGGACGCCTACGCCCTGCAAGAGGCGGGCCTGGACACCTACGAGGCCAACACCGCGCTCGGCCTGCCCGAGGACGGCCGCGACTACACCGCCGCCGCCCAGATGCTGACCGCCCTCGGCATCGACGAGCTGGACCTGCTCACCAACAACCCCGACAAGGCCGGGCAGTTGCGCGACCTGGGCATCCCCGTGCGCTTCGTCCGGCCCACCGGCGTCTTCGCCACCGACAGCAACGTCCGCTACCTGCACGCCAAGGCCCAGCACACCCACCACACCATCGCCCTGCCCGAACCGGTGGGCCTGGCCGCGCCGGCCGGCTGA
- a CDS encoding DUF2218 domain-containing protein has product MPSSLAHVTTDAAPRYAKQLASHFGRKIPVEETPDGGHRLTFEHTDVVLEALDDHLLIRVTAPDTTALAAIQHVVGSHLERFGHRNELTVMWDEPAQD; this is encoded by the coding sequence GTGCCTTCTTCCCTCGCCCACGTCACCACCGACGCCGCCCCGCGCTACGCCAAGCAGCTCGCCTCGCACTTCGGCCGGAAGATCCCGGTCGAGGAGACACCCGACGGCGGGCACCGCCTCACTTTCGAGCACACCGACGTCGTACTCGAAGCCCTGGACGACCACCTGCTGATTCGGGTCACCGCACCCGACACGACCGCGCTCGCCGCCATCCAGCACGTCGTGGGCAGCCACCTCGAACGCTTCGGCCACCGCAACGAACTGACCGTCATGTGGGACGAGCCCGCTCAGGACTGA